A genomic window from Astatotilapia calliptera chromosome 12, fAstCal1.2, whole genome shotgun sequence includes:
- the htr1aa gene encoding 5-hydroxytryptamine (serotonin) receptor 1A a: protein MDFITTSNNDSNATSVYPGGGDVVADWNGGENGTGSGSLPDLVLSYQIITSMLLGALILCSIFGNACVVAAIALERSLQNVANYLIGSLAVTDLMVSVLVLPMAALYQVLNKWTLGQEICDLFISLDVLCCTSSILHLCAIALDRYWAITDPIDYVNKRTPRRAAFLISVTWLIGFSISIPPMLGWRSAEDRANPDACMISQDPGYTIYSTFGAFYIPLILMLVLYGRIFRAARFRIRKTVKKAEKAKVSEKCLSVSPAIFHKKTNGETGGKGWKRGDESKSSSPCVNGAVKHGDEGESLEIIEVISNSKTHLPLPNTPQSSSHGYENMNEKNSGAKRKIALARERKTVKTLGIIMGTFIFCWLPFFIVALVLPFCAESCYMPEWLGAVINWLGYSNSLLNPIIYAYFNKDFQNAFKKIIKCKFHRP from the coding sequence ATGGATTTTATAACCACAAGCAACAACGACAGCAACGCGACCAGTGTTTACCCCGGTGGGGGGGACGTGGTTGCCGACTGGAACGGGGGTGAGAATGGCACGGGGTCCGGGTCTCTTCCAGATCTGGTGCTAAGTTACCAGATTATTACCTCAATGCTCCTGGGGGCCCTCATCCTCTGCTCCATATTTGGCAATGCGTGCGTCGTGGCAGCCATCGCCCTGGAGAGATCTCTCCAGAATGTGGCCAACTATCTGATCGGATCCCTGGCCGTGACAGACCTCATGGTATCTGTGCTGGTCCTGCCAATGGCGGCCCTGTATCAGGTTTTAAACAAGTGGACTCTGGGGCAGGAGATCTGTGATTTATTCATCTCTCTGGATGTACTGTGTTGTACATCATCCATCCTGCATCTGTGCGCAATTGCTTTGGACAGGTACTGGGCCATAACGGACCCTATTGACTATGTAAATAAACGGACACCAAGGAGAGCTGCGTTCTTGATTAGCGTCACTTGGCTAATTGGTTTCTCCATTTCTATTCCGCCTATGTTAGGCTGGAGAAGCGCCGAAGACAGGGCAAACCCCGACGCCTGCATGATCAGCCAGGACCCGGGCTACACCATCTATTCTACGTTTGGAGCTTTTTACATCCCTCTTATCCTCATGTTAGTTCTATACGGACGAATATTCAGAGCTGCTCGGTTTCGGATTCGAAAGACAGtgaagaaagcagagaaagcaaaagtgtCAGAAAAGTGCTTGAGTGTGTCTCCGGCCATCTTTCACAAGAAAACCAACGGAGAAACCGGCGGCAAAGGCTGGAAGCGCGGGGATGAGTCTAAATCCAGCTCTCCGTGCGTAAATGGCGCGGTGAAGCATGGAGACGAGGGCGAATCATTGGAGATCATAGAAGTTATCAGCAACTCAAAGACGCACTTGCCTCTGCCCAACACTCCTCAGTCCTCCTCGCACGGCTatgaaaacatgaatgaaaagAACTCGGGGGCGAAGAGAAAGATCGCGCTGGCCAGGGAACGTAAAACGGTGAAAACACTCGGCATCATTATGGGAACTTTCATCTTCTGCTGGCTGCCCTTTTTCATCGTTGCACTGGTACTACCTTTCTGTGCAGAGAGCTGCTACATGCCCGAGTGGCTGGGCGCAGTCATAAACTGGCTGGGCTATTCAAACTCTCTCCTCAACCCCATCATATATGCCTACTTCAACAAAGACTTCCAAAACGCTTTCAAGAAGattataaaatgcaaattcCACAGACCATga